From the Bdellovibrio reynosensis genome, one window contains:
- the glmM gene encoding phosphoglucosamine mutase has product MTNKKVTKLDKKPAKLFGTDGIRGTANQWPMTPETVVKIGQAIGYLLQKEAHSTSGPRKVVIGKDTRLSGYMIEQALASGLNSMGIFVQLVGPLPTPGIGYLTRTMRASAGIVISASHNPFHDNGIKVFGSDGFKISEAMEQEIERLVLEEDLTQFLPASKEIGRTRRIEDSQGRYIVYVKGTFPLEYTLDGMRIVLDTANGASYKVAPSVFQELGAEVIQLGDDPNGTNINDKVGALYPAKLAEAVLQYRADVGISLDGDADRVIMVDEKGEIVNGDRILAICALHMKERGLLKGDTLVATQMSNFGLEKRMNEAGIKLVKTGVGDKYVVEEMRKNGYNLGGEQSGHIIFLDHTTTGDGCIAALSVLAVMKQTKKKMSELNHVFEDMPQILINCRVKRRTDLHELPGYNDMIRNIEKKLAGNGRVFVRFSGTEPVIRVLVEGVDKTQINQFAEEIASFLEKELS; this is encoded by the coding sequence ATGACAAACAAGAAGGTAACTAAATTGGATAAAAAGCCTGCAAAACTTTTTGGTACGGATGGTATCCGTGGTACTGCAAACCAATGGCCAATGACTCCAGAAACTGTTGTGAAAATCGGTCAAGCTATTGGTTATCTTTTGCAAAAAGAAGCCCATTCAACTTCAGGTCCACGCAAGGTGGTTATCGGTAAAGACACTCGTTTATCTGGTTATATGATCGAACAAGCTCTTGCCAGCGGACTGAATTCAATGGGTATCTTCGTGCAACTGGTGGGTCCACTTCCAACCCCAGGTATCGGTTATTTGACTCGCACGATGAGAGCGTCTGCAGGGATCGTGATTTCTGCTTCCCACAATCCATTTCACGATAACGGTATTAAAGTTTTCGGTTCTGATGGTTTTAAAATTTCTGAAGCCATGGAACAAGAAATTGAGCGCCTGGTTCTTGAAGAAGACCTGACTCAGTTTTTGCCAGCAAGTAAAGAAATTGGTCGCACACGTCGTATTGAAGATTCCCAAGGTCGTTATATCGTTTACGTTAAAGGCACATTCCCCCTTGAATACACTCTTGATGGAATGCGCATTGTTCTAGATACAGCCAACGGAGCTTCCTACAAAGTCGCGCCGTCCGTATTCCAAGAACTGGGTGCTGAAGTGATTCAATTGGGTGATGATCCAAATGGAACGAACATCAACGATAAGGTGGGTGCTTTGTATCCAGCAAAACTTGCTGAAGCTGTTTTGCAATATCGCGCTGACGTCGGTATCAGTCTTGATGGTGACGCGGACCGCGTGATCATGGTGGATGAAAAAGGTGAGATCGTTAACGGCGATCGTATTCTTGCTATCTGTGCATTGCACATGAAAGAGCGTGGACTGCTTAAAGGTGACACATTAGTAGCGACGCAAATGTCGAACTTCGGCCTTGAAAAACGTATGAACGAAGCGGGCATCAAACTTGTGAAAACAGGTGTTGGTGATAAGTACGTTGTCGAAGAAATGCGTAAAAATGGTTACAACCTGGGTGGTGAGCAGTCAGGTCACATCATTTTCTTAGACCATACCACTACGGGTGATGGTTGTATTGCGGCTTTAAGCGTTTTAGCCGTGATGAAACAAACTAAGAAAAAAATGAGTGAACTCAACCATGTCTTTGAAGACATGCCGCAAATTTTAATTAACTGCCGTGTGAAACGTCGCACGGACCTTCATGAACTTCCTGGTTACAACGACATGATCCGCAATATCGAAAAGAAATTGGCGGGGAATGGCCGTGTGTTTGTTCGCTTCTCTGGTACCGAACCGGTCATCCGCGTTTTAGTAGAAGGTGTGGATAAAACACAGATCAATCAGTTTGCTGAAGAAATCGCATCTTTCCTAGAAAAAGAGCTATCATAG
- a CDS encoding YbbR-like domain-containing protein, with translation MRRRWSNALTENFSYKVVALFISLILWLTILGRRDFVLSKNIDIELITAPGTQVVAQTADHVKVKVSGPRSSLKKFLESSLSQSITLDVSQKGEGVVYVDIPLNKIEVPIGVRILGVRPNQIQAEIVNVKGQIDDKQEGN, from the coding sequence ATGAGACGTCGTTGGTCCAATGCCTTAACTGAAAATTTCAGCTATAAGGTTGTTGCTTTATTCATCTCGTTGATTTTGTGGCTCACGATTCTGGGGCGCCGTGATTTCGTCTTAAGTAAAAATATCGATATCGAACTTATCACTGCACCTGGAACTCAGGTGGTGGCGCAGACGGCGGACCATGTGAAGGTGAAAGTTTCAGGTCCCCGTTCTTCATTAAAAAAGTTCTTGGAGAGTTCCCTGTCTCAGAGTATCACATTGGATGTTTCTCAGAAGGGTGAAGGGGTTGTGTACGTTGATATCCCTTTAAATAAAATCGAAGTGCCCATCGGCGTAAGGATTTTGGGGGTTCGTCCCAACCAAATTCAAGCTGAGATTGTGAACGTGAAAGGTCAGATTGATGACAAACAAGAAGGTAACTAA
- the cdaA gene encoding diadenylate cyclase CdaA — protein sequence MLQQFVDNLIFIVQHLRIQDAIDMLLVWMVVYRILILIKRTGTIQMLSGLGVLAIGYILSIWLELFTFNWILEKFFSNLFVIVVVLFQAEIRRALAHIGSNPFFSDSSNVQETQVIEEIAKGVILTAQKGFGALVVVEREIVIDYHIEFGTEMESKVSAELLASIFHPESPMHDGAVLIRNGKIHSAGCFLPLSKNPALDKNLGTRHRAAIGLTEETDALVFVVSEENRSIGIVQGGHLSTQVELGDIRKALYETFGLKYKAFSQQGEGV from the coding sequence ATGTTGCAGCAGTTTGTCGACAACCTGATCTTTATCGTTCAGCATCTTCGTATTCAAGATGCGATCGATATGCTTCTGGTTTGGATGGTGGTCTACCGGATCTTAATTCTGATCAAACGCACCGGCACCATTCAAATGCTCTCGGGCCTAGGGGTTTTAGCCATTGGCTATATCCTCAGCATCTGGTTAGAGCTTTTTACCTTTAATTGGATTCTAGAAAAATTCTTTTCAAACTTATTCGTGATCGTGGTCGTCTTGTTCCAGGCCGAGATTCGCAGAGCTTTGGCTCATATCGGAAGCAATCCGTTCTTTAGTGATTCATCCAATGTCCAAGAAACCCAAGTGATTGAAGAAATTGCTAAGGGTGTGATTTTAACTGCACAAAAAGGCTTCGGCGCCTTGGTGGTGGTAGAGCGTGAAATCGTCATCGACTATCACATCGAATTCGGAACAGAGATGGAATCAAAGGTTTCTGCTGAACTTTTAGCTTCGATTTTCCATCCCGAAAGTCCTATGCATGACGGCGCGGTTCTTATCCGTAACGGTAAGATCCACTCTGCAGGCTGCTTTTTGCCCTTAAGTAAAAACCCAGCTTTGGATAAAAACCTGGGAACCCGTCACCGTGCTGCGATTGGTTTAACGGAAGAAACAGACGCCTTGGTGTTTGTGGTGTCTGAAGAAAATCGTTCTATCGGTATCGTACAAGGGGGGCACCTTTCTACCCAAGTGGAGCTAGGTGATATTCGTAAAGCCCTTTATGAAACCTTTGGCTTAAAATATAAAGCCTTCTCACAGCAAGGGGAGGGCGTATGA
- the ftsH gene encoding ATP-dependent zinc metalloprotease FtsH — MRSTQKTLALWFFLIIMAVFLFQAYESKHQKVIADMNYSKFTEAVKANEVASVTFRQDSSEIVGEVKPEFEKKYNGTHFAFVGNTQDEGYKFLQSHGITPNYERADNGGFFQSLLVNWLPLILIVGMFLFIMRQVQVGGGKAMSFGKSRARLLTEHKNRVTFKEVAGVDEAKDDLQEIVNFLKDPKKYTKLGGRIPKGVLLVGPPGTGKTLLARAVAGEAGVPFFTISGSDFVEMFVGVGASRVRDLFEQGKKNAPCLIFIDEIDAVGRHRGAGMGGGHDEREQTLNQLLVEMDGFESTEGVILIAATNRPDVLDPALLRPGRFDRRVIVNKPDLKGREQILSVHMRKTPLGPDVEASKIARGTPGFSGADLENLVNEAALVAARTDKKYLEMEDFEKAKDKVIMGAERKSMVISEEDKRVTAYHEAGHTLVGKKLEGLDPIHKVTIIPRGMALGVTQTLPEKESVSLSKTKAENMIAFLFGGRAAEEVIFKDITTGAGNDIERATEIARHMVCQWGMSKLGPLAFEKREGPVFLGMQYGHTHKDYSESKAEEIDAEVSKIIHDGYTVAVKILTDYKDALERLALALLEYETIDGHEVDMLVNGAAISEIEKYRSNKKDGGVGVISAAKKDSSGDPVGNTGPVTI, encoded by the coding sequence ATGCGATCAACTCAGAAAACGCTAGCTCTGTGGTTCTTCTTGATCATTATGGCTGTTTTTCTATTCCAAGCCTATGAGAGCAAGCACCAAAAAGTCATCGCTGACATGAATTATTCAAAATTCACTGAAGCTGTTAAAGCCAATGAAGTGGCTAGTGTGACTTTCCGCCAAGACAGCAGTGAAATCGTCGGTGAAGTAAAACCAGAATTTGAAAAAAAATATAACGGAACTCACTTTGCGTTCGTTGGTAATACTCAAGATGAAGGCTATAAATTCCTTCAATCCCACGGTATCACTCCAAACTATGAGCGTGCTGACAACGGTGGATTCTTCCAATCACTTCTGGTGAACTGGTTGCCGCTGATTTTAATCGTCGGTATGTTTTTATTCATCATGCGCCAAGTGCAAGTGGGCGGCGGTAAGGCGATGTCTTTCGGTAAAAGCCGTGCGCGCCTTTTAACTGAACACAAAAACCGTGTCACTTTCAAAGAAGTTGCGGGCGTTGATGAAGCGAAAGATGATCTTCAAGAAATCGTAAACTTCCTTAAAGATCCAAAAAAATATACGAAACTGGGTGGACGTATTCCAAAAGGTGTTTTGCTAGTAGGTCCTCCGGGAACTGGTAAAACCTTGCTTGCTCGCGCCGTTGCCGGTGAAGCAGGTGTGCCATTCTTTACAATCTCTGGTTCTGACTTCGTTGAAATGTTTGTGGGTGTCGGTGCAAGCCGCGTTCGTGACTTGTTTGAACAAGGTAAGAAAAATGCTCCATGCTTGATCTTTATCGATGAGATCGATGCTGTCGGTCGTCACCGTGGTGCTGGTATGGGTGGTGGTCACGATGAACGTGAACAAACTCTGAATCAGTTGCTAGTTGAGATGGATGGTTTTGAATCTACTGAAGGTGTGATCTTGATCGCAGCGACGAACCGTCCTGACGTATTAGATCCTGCATTATTGCGCCCAGGTCGTTTCGACCGTCGCGTGATCGTGAATAAACCAGACCTTAAAGGTCGTGAACAAATCTTGTCTGTTCATATGCGTAAGACACCATTGGGACCTGACGTTGAGGCTTCTAAGATTGCCCGCGGTACACCAGGCTTCTCTGGTGCGGATTTAGAAAATCTAGTGAACGAAGCAGCTCTTGTGGCCGCTCGTACTGATAAAAAATATTTGGAAATGGAAGACTTTGAAAAAGCGAAAGACAAAGTCATCATGGGAGCTGAAAGAAAATCCATGGTCATTTCTGAAGAAGATAAACGCGTAACGGCTTACCATGAAGCGGGTCATACGCTGGTTGGTAAAAAGCTTGAAGGTTTAGATCCAATTCACAAGGTGACGATCATCCCTCGCGGTATGGCTTTGGGTGTAACTCAAACCCTTCCTGAAAAAGAAAGCGTTTCATTGTCTAAGACAAAAGCTGAAAACATGATCGCCTTCTTATTTGGCGGCCGTGCTGCTGAAGAAGTGATCTTTAAAGACATTACGACTGGTGCAGGAAACGACATTGAACGTGCGACTGAAATCGCCCGTCACATGGTTTGCCAATGGGGTATGAGTAAGCTAGGTCCTTTGGCTTTTGAAAAACGTGAAGGCCCTGTGTTCCTAGGAATGCAATATGGTCACACTCATAAAGATTATTCTGAATCTAAAGCTGAAGAAATCGATGCGGAAGTTTCAAAAATCATCCATGATGGTTACACAGTGGCTGTGAAAATCCTGACTGACTATAAAGATGCGCTTGAGCGTTTGGCTTTGGCTCTTCTAGAGTACGAAACCATCGACGGCCATGAAGTCGACATGCTTGTGAACGGAGCTGCGATTTCTGAAATCGAAAAATACCGCTCTAATAAAAAAGACGGCGGGGTTGGGGTTATCAGCGCCGCTAAGAAAGATTCATCAGGCGATCCGGTGGGTAATACCGGGCCAGTAACGATTTAA
- the tilS gene encoding tRNA lysidine(34) synthetase TilS, with protein sequence MVLKKQDLDHQVWKLIKLHALQEKKILVALSGGVDSVALLRTLTKVHKKNLLGAAYFHHGEDSNKEYRDRAQIFCEKLCKKWGVPFFPLASAKKLKSESQYREARYQAFKDLMQTEGFVVLATGHHREDLLETRLLRLIRGTGAQGLQAMHEYKAGIFRPLLEIAKSELKDYLRAEKVRSLEDPTNKDLDPLRNWVRLRWLPQLEKKQPGSSASLARSLETIALELEGSSQGDLLQQNEDYKTHGLLRGFYLSLNPTEQKRLLAQYLFALGKRDFSQSQLEEIQKRLDKSQKVITFQVGKCNWEVNAQQIKVQS encoded by the coding sequence GTGGTTTTAAAAAAGCAGGATTTGGACCATCAAGTTTGGAAATTGATCAAACTTCATGCTTTGCAAGAAAAAAAGATCCTTGTGGCATTATCTGGCGGTGTAGATTCCGTCGCACTGCTGCGCACGCTAACAAAGGTTCATAAAAAAAATCTTCTGGGTGCGGCTTACTTTCATCATGGCGAAGACTCCAATAAAGAATACCGTGATCGTGCTCAAATTTTTTGCGAAAAACTTTGCAAGAAATGGGGTGTGCCGTTTTTCCCTCTGGCTTCAGCAAAAAAACTAAAATCAGAATCTCAATATCGCGAAGCGCGATACCAGGCCTTTAAGGATTTGATGCAAACGGAAGGTTTTGTGGTTTTGGCAACAGGCCATCATCGCGAAGATCTGTTAGAAACTCGACTTTTGCGTTTGATTCGTGGCACGGGGGCCCAGGGGCTTCAAGCTATGCATGAATACAAAGCAGGGATCTTTAGGCCGCTGCTTGAAATTGCAAAATCAGAACTCAAAGATTATCTGCGAGCTGAAAAAGTGCGCAGTTTAGAAGATCCCACGAATAAGGATCTGGACCCTTTGCGTAATTGGGTGCGCCTTAGATGGTTGCCTCAGCTTGAAAAAAAACAACCAGGTAGTTCTGCGTCCTTAGCACGATCTTTAGAAACCATCGCGTTAGAGTTAGAGGGATCTTCTCAAGGGGATTTGCTGCAGCAGAATGAGGATTATAAGACACACGGCCTTTTGCGAGGTTTTTACCTGTCATTGAATCCCACTGAACAAAAAAGATTGTTGGCGCAGTACCTTTTTGCCCTCGGAAAACGGGATTTTTCTCAATCTCAACTCGAAGAAATTCAAAAGCGCCTAGACAAGTCGCAAAAAGTGATCACATTCCAAGTAGGAAAATGCAATTGGGAAGTTAACGCACAGCAAATCAAGGTCCAGTCCTGA
- a CDS encoding aldehyde dehydrogenase family protein, producing the protein MGSFSTVNPATGEVLKSYKHISFDKAEKVIADANDDFKVWRKTSFAERSDVLKKLADGLRKHKAEFAELMHLEMGKLVAEAKAEIDKCIMTCEYYAESGPSMLQNQKATPSTYPSAEVSFQPLGVIFSIMPWNFPLWQVIRFAAPAVMAGNVILLKHADLTAGAGELIGKIFSELGTTVQLLRNLHVDHEVAAQIIADSRVKGVTFTGSSSGGKAVALEAAKNLKKIVLELGGSDAYLVLADADIEKAAKVSTKARLVNAGQSCVAGKRFIVDEKVSAAYIKEFVKEMQAAEIAPLAHSRFQKQIIEQVEKLKSWGGKVVLGGTAPQGAGAFYPPTVVVFEKDHPEVHKMEVFGPVASVIVAKNTDHALEIANSSPFGLGGGIFTQDVKKGKDLVEKELNAGFVVVNDQVKSDPRIPFGGVKESGYGRELGPFGIMEFVNIKTVALGN; encoded by the coding sequence ATGGGGTCGTTTTCAACTGTTAATCCTGCTACCGGCGAAGTTCTAAAATCCTACAAACATATTTCTTTTGATAAAGCTGAAAAAGTTATTGCCGATGCTAACGATGATTTTAAAGTTTGGCGTAAGACTTCTTTTGCTGAGCGTAGTGATGTTCTTAAGAAATTAGCGGACGGGCTTCGTAAGCATAAAGCTGAGTTTGCTGAGTTGATGCATTTAGAGATGGGTAAGCTTGTGGCTGAGGCTAAAGCTGAGATTGATAAGTGCATTATGACTTGCGAATACTATGCGGAATCGGGTCCTAGTATGTTGCAAAATCAAAAGGCTACTCCATCGACTTATCCTTCTGCAGAAGTTAGCTTTCAGCCTCTGGGTGTGATTTTTAGTATTATGCCTTGGAATTTTCCTTTGTGGCAGGTGATTCGCTTTGCTGCGCCGGCGGTGATGGCTGGGAATGTGATTCTTTTAAAACATGCTGATTTGACTGCCGGGGCTGGGGAATTGATTGGGAAGATCTTTTCTGAGCTTGGAACTACAGTTCAGCTTTTGCGTAACTTGCATGTCGATCATGAAGTGGCGGCGCAAATAATCGCGGATTCTCGAGTGAAAGGTGTGACTTTCACTGGCAGTAGTTCGGGCGGTAAGGCTGTGGCTTTGGAAGCTGCTAAAAATTTGAAAAAGATTGTTTTGGAGCTTGGTGGCAGTGATGCGTACTTGGTTCTTGCTGATGCGGATATTGAAAAGGCTGCGAAAGTAAGTACTAAAGCTCGTCTTGTGAATGCAGGGCAAAGTTGTGTTGCAGGGAAACGCTTTATTGTCGACGAAAAAGTTTCTGCTGCTTACATCAAAGAATTCGTTAAAGAAATGCAGGCGGCTGAAATTGCGCCTTTGGCTCATTCCCGCTTTCAAAAACAGATTATCGAACAGGTTGAAAAATTAAAATCCTGGGGTGGCAAGGTTGTACTGGGTGGCACGGCTCCACAGGGGGCTGGGGCGTTCTATCCGCCGACGGTTGTAGTTTTTGAAAAAGACCATCCTGAAGTTCACAAGATGGAGGTTTTCGGTCCGGTGGCTTCAGTTATCGTCGCAAAAAACACCGATCACGCTCTTGAAATTGCCAATTCCTCACCCTTTGGTTTGGGGGGCGGGATCTTTACTCAGGATGTTAAAAAGGGCAAAGATCTCGTTGAAAAAGAATTGAATGCAGGATTTGTAGTTGTGAATGACCAAGTCAAATCGGATCCAAGAATTCCCTTTGGTGGCGTTAAAGAATCAGGGTATGGTCGTGAGTTAGGGCCCTTTGGAATTATGGAATTTGTGAACATCAAAACGGTGGCCCTAGGGAATTGA
- a CDS encoding type II toxin-antitoxin system RatA family toxin, translating into MAKASTTEVFNCTPEQFYKIISDYEKYHEFLAEVKQCKVLKTEGNRKLVEYNVQVIKSLKYSLWMTENAPTSITWEFASGDIFKTSVGSWKLENEAGKTRATYTVEATFSMFVPGPIANALVSVNLPNMISSYHKRVKQLYGV; encoded by the coding sequence ATGGCAAAAGCATCTACCACCGAAGTTTTCAACTGCACTCCCGAACAATTCTATAAAATCATTTCAGACTACGAAAAATATCACGAGTTTTTGGCTGAAGTTAAGCAATGCAAGGTGCTTAAAACTGAAGGCAATCGCAAGCTTGTTGAATATAATGTTCAAGTTATCAAGTCTTTGAAATACTCGCTGTGGATGACGGAAAATGCTCCGACAAGCATCACTTGGGAATTTGCATCCGGTGATATTTTTAAAACATCTGTGGGTTCATGGAAGTTAGAAAATGAAGCCGGTAAAACCCGTGCAACATACACCGTTGAAGCGACTTTCAGTATGTTTGTTCCCGGTCCTATCGCAAATGCCTTGGTCAGCGTGAATCTTCCAAATATGATCAGCAGCTATCACAAAAGAGTAAAACAACTTTATGGCGTCTGA
- the glpX gene encoding class II fructose-bisphosphatase: protein MDRNLALEFVRVTEAASLASARWMGRGDEKAADAAAVDAMRKAFDVVHMDGTVVIGEGERDEAPMLYIGEKVGSNVKDAPALDIALDPLEGTTICATGGPGAISVIAVAEKGKFLHAPDTYMDKIACGPAAKGKIDIDKSATENIRAVAEALRKPVSDLTVVILNRPRHEALIAEARKTGARINLIGDGDVSAAVAAAWPDSGIDLLIGIGGAPEGVISAAAMQCLGGDFQGRLKFRNQEERDRAKRMGVTDLDKKFTIDELASGSVMFIATGVTDGALLKGVRFGANGAAKTHSVVMRSATGTIRTIEAFHDLSRKPSLNV, encoded by the coding sequence ATGGACAGAAACCTGGCTTTAGAATTTGTACGCGTAACGGAAGCAGCCTCTTTGGCATCAGCTCGTTGGATGGGACGTGGAGATGAAAAAGCAGCCGATGCGGCCGCAGTCGATGCCATGAGAAAAGCCTTTGACGTTGTTCATATGGACGGAACCGTTGTGATCGGCGAAGGGGAGCGTGATGAAGCTCCAATGCTTTACATCGGTGAAAAAGTGGGCAGCAACGTGAAAGATGCTCCCGCTTTGGATATTGCTCTGGATCCTTTGGAAGGTACAACAATCTGTGCGACCGGTGGACCTGGCGCGATTTCTGTTATTGCGGTGGCTGAAAAAGGAAAATTCCTTCATGCGCCGGATACTTACATGGATAAAATTGCCTGTGGTCCTGCAGCTAAAGGTAAAATTGATATTGATAAATCAGCTACTGAAAACATTCGCGCGGTCGCTGAAGCCCTCCGTAAGCCAGTGAGCGATTTAACAGTTGTGATTTTGAATCGTCCTCGACACGAAGCTTTGATTGCTGAAGCTCGTAAAACGGGTGCGCGTATTAATCTTATTGGTGATGGTGACGTGTCTGCAGCGGTGGCAGCAGCATGGCCGGATTCTGGGATTGATTTGTTAATCGGTATCGGTGGAGCACCCGAAGGAGTTATCTCCGCAGCAGCCATGCAATGTTTGGGCGGTGACTTCCAAGGTCGCTTGAAATTCAGAAACCAAGAAGAACGTGACCGTGCAAAACGCATGGGCGTAACAGATCTTGATAAGAAATTTACCATTGATGAACTAGCTTCTGGATCCGTGATGTTTATCGCGACTGGCGTCACTGATGGCGCACTTTTAAAAGGGGTTCGTTTCGGTGCCAATGGCGCTGCAAAAACTCACTCTGTAGTTATGCGTTCTGCAACAGGCACGATCCGTACTATTGAAGCTTTCCATGATCTTTCGCGCAAACCTAGTTTGAATGTTTAG
- a CDS encoding acyl-CoA thioesterase — translation MFIHRHKVQFYETDLMGIVHHSNYLRFYEEARVAWAHAHGLLEYQKPGSASHFAVYETQVKHIKPTFFGDDLEIDVQGRTEGNRIVFQYRLRGRDNEVCSVAKTVHVPLGPDLKLLRLPANMKAAMEKEQWTETWL, via the coding sequence ATGTTTATTCATCGTCACAAAGTGCAGTTTTACGAAACAGATTTGATGGGCATTGTCCATCATAGCAACTATCTTCGTTTTTACGAAGAAGCGCGGGTGGCTTGGGCCCATGCCCATGGTTTATTGGAATATCAAAAGCCGGGGTCAGCCAGTCACTTTGCTGTTTATGAAACACAAGTGAAGCATATCAAGCCCACATTCTTTGGTGATGATTTAGAAATCGACGTGCAAGGTAGAACGGAAGGAAACCGCATCGTGTTCCAATACCGTCTGCGTGGTCGTGACAACGAAGTGTGTTCTGTGGCGAAAACGGTGCATGTGCCACTAGGACCTGATTTAAAACTTCTAAGACTTCCGGCTAATATGAAGGCCGCAATGGAGAAAGAACAATGGACAGAAACCTGGCTTTAG
- the pgsA gene encoding CDP-diacylglycerol--glycerol-3-phosphate 3-phosphatidyltransferase, whose protein sequence is MTTEFQKHLPMRITMSRIFIVPVIVALMWPNDLWYNVIAAVVFIFASITDYYDGYYARKYNAVSNFGKFMDPIADKILVTSVLTMLLAQGKVDAWMVIIILARDNFISGIRSVAAADQIVIAAKPAGKWKTAMQMVAIPLVIIGSMEPYLPYLDKIAYGVLWISVILSITSGIEYYVGYLKSKKALGSPIN, encoded by the coding sequence ATGACGACTGAGTTTCAAAAACATCTGCCTATGCGAATCACCATGAGTCGAATTTTTATTGTGCCTGTAATTGTCGCACTGATGTGGCCCAACGACCTTTGGTATAACGTGATCGCTGCTGTCGTATTTATTTTTGCCTCTATCACGGATTATTACGATGGATACTACGCACGTAAATACAATGCCGTAAGTAACTTCGGAAAATTCATGGATCCGATAGCTGATAAAATTCTAGTGACCAGCGTCCTGACCATGCTTTTGGCCCAAGGCAAAGTCGATGCTTGGATGGTCATCATTATTTTGGCTAGGGACAATTTTATCAGCGGCATCCGCTCGGTTGCCGCGGCAGATCAAATCGTTATAGCAGCCAAACCAGCCGGTAAGTGGAAGACGGCCATGCAGATGGTGGCCATCCCCCTTGTAATTATTGGATCCATGGAGCCGTATTTGCCTTATTTGGACAAAATCGCCTACGGTGTCTTGTGGATCAGCGTCATTTTAAGTATAACGAGCGGTATCGAATACTACGTTGGCTATCTAAAAAGCAAAAAAGCTCTAGGAAGCCCTATTAACTAA
- a CDS encoding TolC family protein, with protein sequence MNRLAWGFSIFFVVIYGSYNAHGSPLRLSEALEQGLSSSPKTQRAESYLRESEWKKTEAYAGFLPTLTASASYLFDKKYLLVDVALNGLPVSIPQVIPTSNLYITAQWSLFDGFSSTYRLRSGRSLEASAKSDLDWTRFQVEREITLLFYRALAAKEMQAVAEQNLKALDNHLRNVRLFRKVGSSTNIDVLRVEVLLSEAQSEELNAADNVETSKARLSEALGADQDVGEIEGELPRLKKDLISDIKFDVITERSDLKSLMAKVEALNYQERAAEKYWVPKVFLMGQYQYYNNRTDGFDDYDNYREAYYYGVTLTWNIFDGLLSIARSKQSIEQKYQSEKVLRMAQLKAKRDLDFWKRKFVYFCTLVDARLSDIAKAQESTRLSREGLRAGARTNSDVLDAEADLFRAQAGVVNAQLGAIEALINLELSLGQKIADFK encoded by the coding sequence ATGAATCGGTTGGCCTGGGGTTTTAGTATTTTTTTTGTAGTAATTTACGGGTCCTACAATGCTCATGGCTCGCCTTTACGCCTTTCAGAAGCATTAGAGCAGGGGCTAAGCTCGTCTCCTAAAACCCAACGGGCCGAATCTTACTTGCGTGAAAGCGAGTGGAAAAAAACCGAGGCCTACGCCGGATTTCTGCCAACTTTAACAGCCAGTGCAAGTTATCTGTTTGATAAAAAATACCTACTTGTCGACGTGGCCTTGAACGGATTACCTGTATCGATTCCTCAAGTGATACCGACCTCAAATTTATATATCACGGCCCAGTGGTCTTTGTTTGATGGCTTCAGTAGTACTTACCGTCTGCGCAGTGGAAGGTCCTTAGAAGCCTCAGCAAAAAGTGATTTAGATTGGACTCGGTTTCAAGTCGAGCGCGAAATCACTCTTTTATTTTATCGGGCCCTGGCAGCTAAAGAAATGCAAGCGGTGGCTGAACAAAATTTGAAAGCATTAGATAATCATCTTCGCAATGTGCGGCTGTTTCGTAAAGTGGGGTCTTCAACAAACATTGATGTTTTACGTGTCGAAGTTTTATTAAGTGAAGCTCAATCCGAAGAATTAAATGCCGCCGATAATGTTGAAACTAGTAAAGCACGCCTCAGTGAAGCGTTGGGAGCAGATCAAGATGTGGGCGAAATTGAAGGTGAACTGCCGCGATTAAAAAAAGACCTGATAAGCGATATCAAATTTGACGTCATCACTGAGAGGTCTGATTTAAAATCCTTGATGGCCAAAGTTGAAGCTTTGAATTATCAAGAGCGAGCGGCTGAAAAGTACTGGGTGCCAAAGGTTTTTTTAATGGGGCAGTATCAATACTATAACAATCGCACGGATGGATTTGATGACTATGATAACTATCGTGAGGCTTATTATTATGGTGTGACCCTGACCTGGAATATCTTTGATGGATTGCTTTCCATAGCTCGCTCTAAACAAAGCATTGAACAGAAATATCAGTCCGAAAAAGTTTTACGAATGGCGCAACTTAAAGCCAAAAGAGATTTGGATTTTTGGAAAAGAAAGTTCGTTTACTTCTGTACGTTGGTGGACGCCCGTCTCAGCGATATCGCTAAGGCTCAAGAAAGCACTCGACTTTCGCGGGAAGGCTTAAGGGCCGGAGCAAGAACCAATAGCGACGTCCTAGATGCCGAAGCTGATCTTTTTCGCGCCCAGGCAGGTGTCGTGAATGCGCAGCTGGGGGCCATCGAAGCTTTGATCAACTTAGAATTAAGCCTCGGTCAAAAAATTGCGGATTTTAAATAA